The following nucleotide sequence is from Congzhengia minquanensis.
TGCCCGCTGATGTCTGTAAATTTACATTCTGCCATTTTTATTTCCTCCCTTATCAACTGTTTAAACTTTTCCCACAGCGCCCAGTTATTTGCGCTCATTGAGGCCGGACAGTTCTTTCTGCTTGCATCATAGTGACGCACAACCCGGGACGCGTCAATCCCTAACTGCTTCATCAAATATTTCGTCAGCTCCGCAGCTTTCAGGTACGCCGTGTCGTAGTTTCCGTCAGCGTTTACACAAATTTCAATGCCGACGGAATTTTGGTTTGTAATGCCGTATTTGCCCTTGCCGTCCCCCACGTGCCAAGTGTAATATTTTGTGTAATCATTCACCTGCAAAACGGTTTTGTCGTCCACAAAAAAGTCCGCCGAGCTGTTTCGGTTTCCGCCGTTAAAATAGTTAAAATGCGCCTGCGCATTCGCACCCTTTGATTTGTTCCCCGTGTCATGGATAACGATATACTTAATCGCGCCGCTCCGCGCAACACGATTATACGCTATCTGCTTCTTTTCAATCTGCATTTTCCACTTCCTCCTTTATGCTAAGCTAAAAGTCCAGTTTGGTTTCGTTCCAATTAATTCTGCCCATTCGCTGTCCGTAAACGCGTTATTCTTTGCCGCTTGGCTAAATGTAATTGTTTGCCCCTCCGCTGTGTCTGACAATGCTTGAACAATACTCGTAATACTTTCTTTTTTTAGCACCACCGACCAGCTTAAATTTGTGCTTCGCCGAATAACGCCCTCAATGCGGATATGTTCCAGCTTTTTAGCATTTTCAAAACTCTTATCCGCAAACCCCGCCGAATCCATTTCCGGCATAATTACTTTTTCTACGCTTACAAGCTCCTTCGCGCTCGAAAAAATATAGGACAGGCTTGCCGACTGCGCTGACGAACAGTCTACCACGCCAATGTACTTAATTGTAGAATTGGAGCATAAATAATAAAAGCTAGTGCATTTAGAAAAATCGACATCAACTCCTATTGTTTGTGGTCTGATGTCAACAATACGTGAGCTGCTAAACATACTTGTCGGTGTTACAGGCTCTATGTTATATTTTGGCTTAAATACGCTCTGCGTCCACCCGACACCAGCAAACGCGTAGGCATAGTATGTCATGTTCCCGTTTTCTTGATAAACGTCCCAAAATGTATCATATTCACTCTTTTTCCCCGCCTCAAACACAGCTTGCTCATTTTCAGCTATCTTAGCCAATTTCTCCGCTATGCTCATTTGCTTTCGTCACCGCCTCATATTCCGCGTCCGTAATTTCGCGAAAACTTTCCGCCGTCAATCCCTCGGCAAGGTAAATCTCCTTGCCGTAAATTTCGCCATTGGTTAAAACTTTTCCCTCGTCTGCATACAATATCATTCTTGTGGTCATGCCTGTCCCTCCTTTACACTAAACTAATTGTCCAATTGGGCTTTGTTCCAATTAATTCTGCCCACTCGCT
It contains:
- a CDS encoding peptidoglycan recognition protein family protein translates to MQIEKKQIAYNRVARSGAIKYIVIHDTGNKSKGANAQAHFNYFNGGNRNSSADFFVDDKTVLQVNDYTKYYTWHVGDGKGKYGITNQNSVGIEICVNADGNYDTAYLKAAELTKYLMKQLGIDASRVVRHYDASRKNCPASMSANNWALWEKFKQLIREEIKMAECKFTDISG